The following coding sequences lie in one Pseudomonas monsensis genomic window:
- a CDS encoding type II secretion system F family protein translates to MLKPLLLIVICLALLGLSLRLFYNSWRQSGAERVLDRLSQGQPQRAGEVPRWAGLDRTFLRAGLGRPTDRLGVWLLLWAFATLIGFAIAGWIGLLVLLTLPPVVLRLYVSWRYQRRLRRMIEQLPQLLDHTVRSLKSGRTLADAVLGGIEASEDPLKNAMGRVQRNVQLGVSLPDAVADLAELYEKDEFRLFALGLKVNHRYGGNASELLENLIKMIRERDQASRQLRAMTGETRLTAWVLGLLPIAMAGYFLMSNPVYLVAMWHDPSGQRMLASAFGMQVIGSLLLWRMLRSL, encoded by the coding sequence ATGCTCAAACCGCTGTTGCTGATCGTGATTTGCCTGGCGTTGCTCGGTCTGTCGCTGCGCCTGTTCTATAACAGCTGGCGCCAGAGTGGCGCGGAGCGCGTGCTCGACCGGCTGAGTCAGGGGCAGCCGCAACGGGCTGGCGAAGTTCCGCGCTGGGCCGGTCTGGACCGGACATTTCTACGCGCGGGTCTGGGGCGTCCGACGGATCGACTCGGCGTGTGGCTGCTGTTGTGGGCGTTTGCGACACTGATCGGCTTTGCCATCGCCGGATGGATTGGCTTGCTGGTGCTGCTGACGTTGCCGCCGGTGGTTTTGCGCCTGTATGTCAGTTGGCGTTACCAGCGTCGATTGCGGCGGATGATCGAACAACTGCCACAACTGCTCGACCACACCGTGCGCAGTCTCAAGTCCGGGCGCACGCTGGCCGATGCCGTGCTTGGCGGCATCGAAGCCAGTGAAGATCCGCTGAAAAATGCCATGGGCCGGGTTCAGCGCAATGTGCAGTTGGGCGTGAGCCTGCCGGACGCCGTGGCGGATCTGGCCGAGTTGTACGAGAAGGATGAGTTTCGTCTGTTCGCCCTCGGCCTCAAGGTCAATCACCGCTACGGCGGCAACGCCAGCGAGTTGCTGGAAAACCTGATCAAGATGATCCGCGAACGTGACCAGGCCTCGCGCCAGTTGCGCGCGATGACCGGCGAAACCCGCCTCACCGCGTGGGTGCTGGGACTATTGCCGATCGCCATGGCCGGCTATTTCCTGATGTCCAATCCGGTGTACCTGGTTGCCATGTGGCACGACCCTTCCGGGCAGCGCATGCTCGCCTCGGCGTTCGGCATGCAGGTGATCGGCAGTCTGTTGCTCTGGCGGATGTTGCGCAGCCTATGA
- a CDS encoding collagen-like triple helix repeat-containing protein, producing the protein MKTQDVWCKSAITLALILSLGLAGCSSGGGGHHSSSGSSSSDGAAPGAADGGTSGTGGSSGTGGTAGTGGTGGTGGTGGTTTPTTPTTPTDPGGPTTPTTPTPSPLVTSTLVQDVGNTVAGVGTGVGQVGDSLSAVPVVGGVVQSAAKTAGKVVTTLGDGVANGIGKLGTVDNGLGVTASSVGGVVADVGSGVSDLSGKLATATNSVPVVGGVVTKVAPVLDGVGEKVTMLGDTLSVATTTGPLGSVTKSVGNGLVPVIAMVESTTDKVGDATGLGAPLNGLIKQVGTAVDGVGDKVTGAGNGNALTNTVGGALSNVGTAVGKAGGLVDNGTDSGGVGGGLGGGLGGTGLLQTVGGAVVNVGSGLNAGNTNGAVSAGGVAVGGLGNTIASLNTVLGGSGTPITGTTAPLAGVGNSVGTALNPVTTAVTGLTQNVGAATGLGTPVAGLTGQVGGAVSNVGATIAATNNPVTTAVGGLVSNVGATVGAVGGLVNGGAATGGTATGGLGGVLGGLTGTLGGNKR; encoded by the coding sequence ATGAAAACTCAAGACGTGTGGTGCAAATCGGCAATTACTCTGGCATTGATCCTCTCCCTCGGCCTCGCCGGCTGCAGCAGTGGCGGTGGCGGTCATCACAGCAGCTCGGGCAGCTCATCCTCCGATGGCGCGGCACCAGGAGCGGCTGACGGCGGCACCAGTGGAACCGGTGGTTCAAGTGGCACCGGTGGTACTGCGGGCACTGGCGGCACTGGCGGCACGGGCGGAACCGGTGGCACGACCACCCCGACAACACCAACCACGCCGACCGATCCAGGTGGTCCAACCACCCCGACCACGCCGACACCTTCACCACTGGTGACCAGCACCCTGGTCCAGGATGTCGGTAATACCGTCGCCGGCGTCGGCACTGGCGTCGGTCAGGTCGGCGACTCCCTGAGCGCCGTGCCTGTGGTCGGTGGCGTGGTGCAAAGCGCCGCCAAAACAGCAGGCAAGGTGGTCACCACACTGGGTGATGGCGTGGCCAACGGCATCGGCAAGTTAGGCACCGTCGATAACGGTCTGGGTGTCACCGCGTCGTCCGTCGGCGGCGTGGTCGCGGATGTCGGCAGCGGCGTCTCGGACCTGAGTGGCAAGCTCGCCACCGCCACCAACAGCGTTCCCGTGGTGGGCGGCGTGGTGACCAAAGTCGCACCGGTGCTCGACGGTGTTGGCGAGAAAGTCACTATGCTCGGTGACACCCTCAGTGTCGCCACCACCACCGGGCCGCTCGGTTCCGTGACCAAGAGTGTCGGCAACGGGCTGGTGCCGGTGATTGCCATGGTGGAAAGCACCACCGACAAAGTCGGTGATGCAACCGGGCTCGGCGCTCCACTCAACGGCCTGATCAAACAAGTCGGCACTGCGGTTGACGGCGTGGGCGACAAAGTGACCGGCGCCGGCAACGGCAACGCGCTGACCAATACGGTCGGCGGCGCCCTGAGCAACGTCGGCACGGCGGTCGGCAAAGCCGGCGGACTGGTGGACAACGGCACCGATTCAGGGGGCGTCGGCGGCGGTCTTGGCGGCGGTCTCGGTGGTACCGGCCTGCTGCAAACGGTCGGTGGCGCAGTGGTCAACGTCGGCAGCGGCCTGAACGCCGGCAACACCAACGGCGCGGTCAGTGCCGGTGGTGTCGCGGTAGGCGGACTGGGCAACACCATCGCCTCGCTCAACACCGTGCTCGGCGGTTCCGGTACACCGATCACTGGCACCACTGCACCGCTGGCGGGAGTGGGCAACAGCGTCGGTACGGCACTTAATCCAGTGACCACCGCGGTCACCGGTCTGACCCAAAACGTCGGCGCTGCAACCGGTCTCGGCACTCCGGTCGCCGGTCTCACCGGTCAGGTCGGCGGCGCGGTCAGCAATGTCGGCGCCACCATCGCGGCCACCAACAATCCGGTGACCACAGCAGTCGGCGGTCTGGTCAGCAACGTCGGAGCCACTGTCGGCGCAGTCGGTGGCCTGGTCAACGGCGGCGCCGCCACCGGAGGCACGGCAACCGGCGGACTGGGCGGCGTACTGGGCGGCCTGACCGGCACTCTGGGAGGCAACAAACGCTAA
- a CDS encoding tetratricopeptide repeat protein produces MKAMIAGTCLLLLGGCANTGQTPWAALSSNASCGQLSSEQQLSLNLADDMVKDGKLHASLANLQSLPDNLADVRLRKARVYRLLGRSEAEPLYRGLLGSCLAAEAEHGLGQLAAAKADYGQAQAHLQRAARLAPTDEKIRNDLGVVYLNQLRIEDARFEFLTAMELKQSDQLAALNLVTLLLYQDDWNRAGELVSRLGLSPEQFSEAQRRAEQLKVPAKVPAPAAVTAMLK; encoded by the coding sequence ATGAAAGCAATGATTGCAGGTACCTGTCTTCTGTTGCTCGGGGGCTGTGCCAATACCGGGCAGACCCCTTGGGCGGCGCTGAGCAGCAACGCCAGCTGCGGCCAATTGAGTTCCGAGCAACAACTGTCGCTGAACCTCGCCGACGATATGGTCAAGGACGGCAAGCTGCACGCCAGCCTTGCCAACCTGCAGAGCCTGCCGGACAACCTCGCCGACGTGCGCCTGCGCAAGGCCCGGGTTTACCGCTTGCTCGGCCGCAGTGAGGCCGAGCCGCTTTATCGAGGCCTGCTCGGCAGTTGCCTGGCGGCCGAGGCCGAGCACGGTCTGGGTCAACTGGCGGCGGCCAAGGCCGATTACGGTCAGGCTCAAGCGCATCTGCAACGTGCCGCACGGTTGGCGCCGACCGACGAAAAAATCCGCAATGACCTCGGCGTGGTCTACCTCAACCAACTGCGCATTGAAGACGCGCGCTTCGAATTCCTGACGGCGATGGAGCTCAAGCAAAGCGATCAACTGGCCGCGCTGAATCTGGTCACGCTGTTGCTGTATCAGGATGACTGGAACCGTGCCGGTGAACTGGTCAGTCGCCTCGGCCTGAGCCCCGAGCAATTCAGCGAAGCGCAGAGGCGCGCGGAACAGCTCAAGGTGCCGGCGAAAGTCCCGGCCCCGGCCGCTGTCACGGCCATGCTCAAATAA
- a CDS encoding MaoC family dehydratase, with amino-acid sequence MSIEWHTLDREPRLPGLYVRAATRRKIRGTQLPDSGLRCWVDVDAQKLAAYRKVCGFADDGLLPPTYPHILAFALQMQLLTAKDFPFPLLGLIHLSNCIRVVRPMGGISRAQVSVRVLNLQPHPKGATFDVLTTLDDQLGPLWEAESRMLCRGVKLAGESPEQDWEPAQTLVEVAHWKAPTDIGRQYARVSGDYNPIHLSAASAKVFGFPTAIAHGLWNKARTLAALADHLPRANLEITVHFRKPVRLPSEVTLLASAPGSSGELRLVGAGDLQHMVGQWQPLA; translated from the coding sequence ATGAGCATTGAATGGCACACCCTCGACCGCGAACCGCGCCTGCCCGGCCTGTATGTGCGGGCCGCGACGCGTCGCAAGATCCGCGGCACCCAGTTGCCCGACAGCGGTTTGCGCTGCTGGGTCGATGTCGACGCACAAAAACTGGCGGCCTATCGCAAGGTCTGTGGCTTTGCCGATGACGGCCTGTTGCCGCCGACTTATCCGCATATCCTCGCCTTCGCGTTGCAGATGCAATTGCTCACAGCGAAAGACTTTCCGTTTCCGCTGCTGGGGCTGATTCACCTGAGCAACTGCATCCGCGTAGTGCGGCCGATGGGCGGGATCAGTCGCGCGCAAGTGAGCGTTCGCGTGCTCAACCTGCAACCGCATCCGAAGGGCGCGACGTTTGATGTGCTGACCACTCTGGACGACCAGCTCGGACCGCTGTGGGAAGCCGAAAGCCGCATGCTCTGTCGCGGGGTGAAACTGGCAGGCGAGTCGCCCGAACAGGACTGGGAGCCCGCGCAAACGCTGGTGGAAGTGGCGCACTGGAAAGCCCCGACGGACATCGGCCGGCAGTACGCCAGGGTGTCCGGAGACTACAACCCGATTCATCTGAGCGCCGCGAGTGCCAAGGTATTCGGCTTCCCCACGGCCATCGCCCATGGCTTGTGGAACAAGGCTCGCACGCTGGCAGCGCTGGCCGATCACTTGCCGCGGGCGAATCTGGAAATCACCGTGCACTTTCGCAAACCGGTGCGCTTGCCGAGCGAGGTGACACTGCTGGCGAGCGCGCCTGGGTCCAGCGGTGAATTGCGCCTGGTGGGCGCCGGGGATCTGCAGCACATGGTGGGGCAGTGGCAGCCGCTGGCCTGA
- a CDS encoding ShlB/FhaC/HecB family hemolysin secretion/activation protein has protein sequence MRVMASLLFLSLSSAAFADTLPSFLNSNETIRNLPVPNLPADAYRPAATPVLVPEPGAATAQPLMLETRINLKTVQIEGGTIYPLNELAEIYKPLIGHPTSLADLIEATRNITRRYQQDGYLLSYAFLPQQKFDDGVARVVLVEGYVRDIQMQGDVGRVKGLLDELAAKIQAERPLTRKTFERYTTLMTRIPGVTVQAQVPPPGTTDGATTLVAQASRKPFTSTLSTTEDNRNGTQALLGVSSNSQTSMGEQLTLSGLFPPGDDHEHYYRLDYNQFLNSEGTQLSLFASRYRADPGTNLVTSDGFELKPHKEDDRYSIGVSHPFIAASNELLNAGARLYAVDSSTRYNVIGFPLSIEERTDVRALAFESDWRKADARRLRILSGGVYQGLDSMGAHSNNPALDLNFLRLRLSGVQSDKFLDNWQGVLSAAGYWSDDTLPDSERAVFGGQNFGRGYPDDQASGDKGWGAAYEVNYSFNRDGNWVRILQPYVVLDRAKTWFNQLAVQSSDLSSAAIGLRFGDAKYYNIALEAAKAMSDEALDTHNRRMRYSISFSYQL, from the coding sequence ATGCGCGTAATGGCATCCCTGCTGTTCCTCAGTCTCAGTTCCGCCGCTTTCGCCGACACCCTGCCCAGTTTTCTCAACAGCAACGAAACCATCCGCAACCTGCCCGTACCGAACCTGCCCGCCGATGCCTATCGGCCGGCCGCCACCCCGGTGCTCGTGCCGGAACCCGGCGCGGCCACTGCGCAGCCGCTGATGCTGGAAACCCGAATCAACCTGAAAACGGTGCAGATTGAAGGCGGTACGATCTACCCGCTCAACGAGTTGGCCGAGATCTACAAACCCCTGATCGGTCATCCGACCAGCCTCGCCGATCTGATCGAAGCCACCCGCAACATCACCCGCCGCTATCAACAGGACGGCTATCTGCTGTCCTACGCGTTTTTGCCCCAACAGAAGTTCGACGACGGCGTGGCGCGGGTGGTGTTAGTTGAGGGTTATGTCCGGGATATCCAGATGCAGGGCGATGTCGGGCGGGTCAAAGGCCTGCTCGACGAACTGGCGGCGAAAATCCAGGCCGAACGGCCGCTGACCCGCAAGACTTTCGAGCGCTACACCACGCTGATGACCCGCATTCCCGGGGTGACGGTACAGGCCCAGGTGCCACCGCCGGGCACCACCGACGGCGCCACCACCCTGGTCGCCCAGGCCAGCCGCAAACCCTTCACCAGCACCCTGAGCACCACCGAAGACAATCGCAATGGCACCCAGGCATTGCTGGGTGTCAGCAGCAACTCACAGACGTCGATGGGTGAGCAACTGACCCTCAGCGGCCTGTTTCCACCGGGGGACGATCACGAGCATTACTACCGCCTGGACTACAACCAGTTCCTCAACAGTGAAGGCACGCAGTTGAGCCTGTTTGCCTCGCGCTACCGCGCCGACCCGGGTACCAATCTGGTCACCAGCGACGGCTTCGAACTCAAGCCGCACAAGGAAGACGACCGTTACTCGATCGGTGTCAGCCACCCGTTCATCGCGGCGTCCAACGAACTGCTCAATGCCGGCGCGCGGCTGTATGCGGTCGATAGCAGTACCCGCTACAACGTGATCGGCTTCCCCCTGAGCATCGAGGAACGGACCGACGTCCGCGCCCTCGCTTTCGAAAGCGACTGGCGCAAGGCCGATGCCCGCCGATTGCGGATTCTCAGTGGCGGTGTGTATCAGGGCCTCGACAGCATGGGCGCCCATAGCAACAACCCGGCGCTGGACCTGAACTTCCTGCGCCTGCGCCTTTCCGGCGTGCAGAGCGACAAATTCCTCGACAACTGGCAAGGCGTGCTCTCGGCGGCGGGGTACTGGAGCGATGACACCCTTCCCGACAGCGAGCGCGCAGTGTTTGGCGGGCAGAACTTCGGTCGGGGCTACCCGGACGACCAGGCCTCCGGCGACAAAGGCTGGGGCGCGGCGTACGAGGTCAATTACAGCTTCAATCGTGATGGCAACTGGGTGCGCATCCTGCAGCCGTACGTGGTACTGGATCGCGCGAAAACCTGGTTCAACCAACTGGCGGTGCAGAGCAGCGACCTGTCATCGGCAGCCATCGGCCTGCGGTTTGGCGACGCCAAGTACTACAACATCGCGCTGGAGGCAGCGAAAGCGATGTCCGATGAAGCGCTGGACACCCACAACCGGCGAATGAGGTACAGCATCAGCTTCAGCTATCAGTTGTAG
- a CDS encoding CpaF family protein, giving the protein MNGEQLFGEQQRQAAGNTDHDGLKLVLHRYIIDAIEESGKNLLEGSRQVLSQFVIDKVADYIARLHLAISRYEMERLAEEIVDELTGFGPLEVLLRDSAVTEILVNGPHRVFIERDGVLHLSDLRFIDAHHVERVMQRILAPLGRRLDESSPMVDARLPDGSRVNAIIPPIALDGPCLSIRKFRKDMLKSTDLMAMQTIDQAIFDFIEEAVGKRCNILISGGTGTGKTTLLNILSQLINPHERLVTIEDVAELQLGHPHVVRLETRPPNAEGHGEVKPSDLIRNALRMRPDRIILGEIRGVEVVDVLTAMNTGHDGSMSTVHANNAQDALLRLETLVGLTGRSIAERTLRQMICAALDVIIQLTRMPDGRRCVSEVVEVVGVRDDIYVTNTLFRLDRRTGFGFLREAVNPAGDKLRREPAHSH; this is encoded by the coding sequence ATGAACGGCGAGCAACTGTTCGGCGAGCAGCAGCGCCAAGCCGCCGGCAACACCGATCACGACGGCCTGAAACTGGTGCTGCACCGCTACATCATCGACGCTATCGAAGAGTCCGGGAAAAACCTGCTGGAAGGTTCGCGGCAGGTGCTTTCGCAGTTTGTCATCGACAAGGTGGCCGATTACATCGCACGGCTGCACCTGGCGATTTCGCGTTATGAAATGGAGCGGCTGGCTGAAGAAATCGTCGACGAGCTGACCGGTTTCGGTCCGCTGGAAGTGCTGCTGCGCGACAGTGCGGTGACCGAGATTCTGGTCAACGGCCCGCACCGGGTGTTCATCGAACGCGACGGCGTGTTGCACCTGAGCGATCTGCGGTTTATTGATGCGCATCACGTCGAACGGGTGATGCAACGCATCCTCGCCCCGCTCGGGCGTCGCCTCGACGAGTCGTCGCCGATGGTCGACGCGCGGCTGCCCGATGGCAGCCGGGTCAACGCCATCATCCCGCCGATTGCCCTCGACGGCCCCTGCCTGTCGATCCGTAAGTTTCGCAAGGACATGCTCAAAAGCACCGACCTGATGGCGATGCAAACCATCGATCAGGCGATTTTCGACTTTATCGAGGAAGCCGTCGGCAAGCGCTGCAATATCCTCATCAGTGGCGGTACCGGCACCGGAAAAACCACGCTGCTGAATATTCTCAGCCAGTTGATCAATCCCCATGAACGGCTGGTGACCATCGAAGACGTCGCCGAATTGCAGCTGGGCCACCCGCACGTCGTGCGCCTGGAAACCCGACCACCGAATGCCGAGGGCCACGGTGAGGTCAAGCCCAGCGACCTGATCCGCAACGCCCTGCGGATGCGCCCGGACCGGATCATCCTCGGCGAGATTCGCGGGGTCGAAGTGGTCGATGTGCTGACCGCCATGAACACCGGCCATGACGGCTCGATGAGCACCGTACACGCCAACAACGCCCAGGATGCCTTGCTCCGGCTGGAGACACTGGTGGGGCTCACCGGGCGTTCCATCGCCGAACGTACGTTGCGCCAGATGATCTGCGCAGCCCTCGACGTGATCATTCAGTTGACCCGCATGCCTGACGGTCGCCGCTGCGTCAGCGAAGTGGTGGAAGTGGTCGGCGTGCGCGACGACATCTATGTCACCAACACCTTGTTCCGCCTCGACCGTCGCACCGGTTTCGGCTTTCTGCGTGAAGCGGTCAACCCGGCCGGTGACAAATTGCGCCGCGAACCGGCGCATTCGCATTGA
- a CDS encoding pilus assembly protein yields MSQSLSQTFLAITRNDTDLEWLQGALAPLGQVVSAGGGSLDELLALVDVTFASLVFVGLDRDHLVAQSALIEGVLEAKPMLAIVALGDGMDNQLVLNAMRAGARDFVAYGSRSSEVAGLVRRLSKRLPAVTPNAQLGGLTVLYGVQSNADGALLANHMALVVQKSGQQTLLLDLGLPRGDSLALLGLESSFHFGDALRHLRRLDATLIDSAFTTAEAGLRILAYASGDEPLERTSAAELYMLLSALRQHFQHIVVNLTGQPDSEALRTFVSHCDKLLWYTDQNVLDCRRNLAVLNLWREKGMKLEHGRLLVDRYLRNVAPDSDTLGKTFGLEVIAVLACSPELRLNAKNQGVTLFELAPREALSQSLRTLGERLAKRSEGLVKPKVNWLNRLRGTS; encoded by the coding sequence ATGAGCCAGAGCCTCAGCCAGACCTTCCTCGCCATCACCCGCAACGACACCGACCTTGAATGGTTGCAGGGCGCTTTGGCGCCGCTGGGCCAAGTGGTCAGTGCCGGTGGCGGCAGTCTTGATGAATTGCTGGCGCTGGTCGATGTGACTTTCGCCAGCCTGGTCTTCGTCGGTCTCGATCGCGACCATCTGGTGGCGCAGAGTGCATTGATCGAAGGTGTGCTGGAAGCCAAACCGATGCTCGCCATCGTTGCCCTCGGCGATGGCATGGACAATCAGCTGGTGCTTAATGCGATGCGCGCCGGGGCGCGGGATTTCGTCGCCTATGGCTCGCGTTCCAGCGAGGTCGCCGGGCTGGTGCGACGCCTGAGCAAACGCCTGCCGGCGGTGACGCCGAATGCCCAGCTCGGCGGCCTGACCGTGCTGTACGGCGTGCAAAGCAATGCCGACGGCGCGTTGCTCGCCAACCACATGGCGCTGGTGGTGCAGAAGAGCGGCCAGCAAACCCTGCTACTCGATCTGGGCCTGCCGCGTGGTGACAGTCTGGCGCTGCTGGGGCTGGAGAGCTCGTTCCATTTCGGCGATGCCTTGCGCCACTTGCGGCGCCTTGACGCGACCCTGATCGACAGCGCCTTCACCACTGCCGAAGCTGGCCTGCGCATCCTCGCGTACGCCAGTGGCGACGAGCCGCTCGAGCGCACCAGTGCCGCTGAGCTGTACATGCTGCTCAGCGCCTTGCGGCAGCACTTCCAGCACATTGTGGTCAACCTCACCGGCCAGCCGGACAGCGAAGCCCTGCGCACCTTCGTCAGCCATTGCGACAAGCTGTTGTGGTACACCGACCAGAATGTCCTCGATTGTCGGCGTAACCTTGCGGTGCTCAACCTGTGGCGCGAAAAAGGCATGAAACTCGAGCACGGCCGCTTGTTGGTCGACCGTTATCTGCGCAACGTCGCGCCCGACTCCGACACCCTCGGCAAGACCTTTGGCCTGGAAGTGATCGCCGTGCTCGCTTGCAGTCCGGAGCTGCGCCTGAACGCAAAAAACCAGGGTGTCACCCTGTTTGAGCTGGCGCCGCGCGAAGCCCTCAGTCAAAGCCTGCGCACCCTCGGCGAACGTCTGGCCAAACGTTCCGAAGGCCTGGTCAAACCCAAGGTCAACTGGCTCAACCGCCTGCGAGGCACCTCATGA
- a CDS encoding DUF3613 domain-containing protein translates to MRAAIVCFSLLALPLVSHAIDAGPASAEQQETEGWLQLQARNKVPSPTLQTVTPTERELAMQRWLKSYQHDIPEFYDQQQGGKVDSGSGGGTP, encoded by the coding sequence ATGAGAGCTGCGATTGTCTGCTTCAGTCTGCTGGCCTTGCCCTTGGTCAGTCATGCCATCGACGCGGGCCCGGCTTCGGCCGAGCAACAGGAAACCGAAGGCTGGTTACAGCTGCAGGCGCGCAACAAGGTGCCTTCGCCGACCCTGCAAACCGTCACGCCGACCGAGCGCGAGCTGGCCATGCAGCGCTGGTTGAAAAGTTACCAGCACGATATTCCGGAGTTCTACGATCAGCAGCAGGGTGGCAAGGTCGACAGTGGATCTGGGGGCGGGACACCTTAG
- a CDS encoding type II and III secretion system protein family protein: MRRRFTPLFIGLLLAPLLGVAASGSAAAASGNCAALAPLPAALEVGEGMQQALQSPVAITRVAVGDPKIADVRVTGDQGVLLTGVAPGATTLMIWSACASAPRQSMVFVQGKASAAMTAVALPASDDPTLPSQVQTDIRFVEVSRTKLKEAGTQIFGKGSNNFLFGAPGTVPNTSVTPGVVPLRNLDPRIAVPSIPLANDMFNIVWGGGSSKFLGIVNALEGSGFAYTLARPSLVALSGQSASFLAGGEIPIPVPSANSNSYSIEYKEFGIRLTLTPTVIGRDRIALKVAPEVSELDYNNGVTIGGTKVPAFTIRRTDTSISLADGESFVISGLISTNNASEVNKFPGLGDIPVLGAFFRNSSVNRQERELLMIVTPHLVQPLAANAPLPSLPGEKLRNYDPNWYRLYFLENGNFDKRSGLSQ, encoded by the coding sequence ATGCGCAGACGTTTTACGCCCCTGTTCATCGGCTTGCTACTGGCCCCGCTGCTGGGCGTTGCCGCCAGCGGCAGTGCTGCCGCCGCGAGTGGCAATTGCGCGGCACTGGCCCCGTTGCCGGCGGCGCTGGAAGTCGGCGAGGGCATGCAGCAAGCACTGCAATCACCGGTGGCGATCACCCGGGTTGCGGTGGGCGACCCGAAAATCGCCGACGTGCGCGTGACCGGCGATCAAGGGGTATTGCTGACCGGCGTCGCTCCCGGTGCAACCACACTGATGATCTGGAGCGCCTGCGCCAGCGCACCGCGCCAAAGCATGGTGTTCGTCCAGGGCAAGGCCAGTGCAGCGATGACCGCCGTGGCATTGCCGGCCAGCGATGATCCGACCCTGCCGTCGCAAGTACAGACCGACATCCGCTTCGTCGAAGTCAGTCGCACCAAACTGAAGGAAGCCGGCACGCAGATTTTCGGCAAGGGCTCGAACAACTTTCTGTTTGGCGCGCCGGGCACGGTGCCCAACACCTCGGTCACGCCGGGCGTGGTGCCGTTGCGCAATCTCGATCCGCGCATCGCGGTGCCGAGCATCCCGCTGGCCAACGATATGTTCAACATTGTCTGGGGTGGCGGCAGCAGTAAATTCCTTGGCATCGTCAACGCGCTGGAGGGCAGCGGCTTCGCTTATACCCTGGCGCGGCCGAGCCTGGTGGCGCTGAGCGGGCAGAGTGCAAGTTTCCTTGCGGGGGGCGAAATCCCGATTCCGGTCCCCAGTGCCAACAGCAACAGCTACTCCATCGAGTACAAGGAATTCGGCATTCGCCTGACACTGACCCCGACCGTGATCGGTCGTGACCGGATTGCCCTCAAGGTCGCTCCGGAGGTCAGTGAGCTGGACTACAACAACGGCGTGACCATCGGCGGCACCAAGGTGCCGGCGTTCACTATTCGCCGCACCGATACCAGCATCTCGCTGGCCGATGGCGAGAGTTTTGTCATCAGCGGGCTGATCAGCACCAACAACGCTTCGGAAGTGAACAAGTTTCCCGGGCTGGGCGATATCCCGGTGCTCGGTGCGTTTTTCCGCAACTCGTCGGTCAACCGCCAGGAGCGCGAACTGCTGATGATCGTTACCCCGCACCTGGTGCAGCCACTGGCCGCGAATGCGCCGTTACCGTCGCTACCCGGGGAAAAACTGCGCAACTACGATCCGAACTGGTACCGCCTGTACTTCCTGGAAAACGGCAACTTCGACAAACGCAGCGGGCTATCGCAATGA
- a CDS encoding type II secretion system F family protein, with protein MTTPLMISALCLLGAAVLLIANLLEQRRRSRQISRRLDGELSRENRFGNLLQVLGESRVGQHSVKLDNETQTLLSRLGWRSARQRSLFAACQIGAPLLMLAVVVLLQGVFFTSVEKQWIAPLFALGVGYLLPKRLLVMAVARRQKRLASEIATFLPLLRILFESGMAVEQALRVLSHEAQALLPVLTQELRLVLARVDSGLELGEELNKATQLLAVDEFTDTCVILQQLLHQGGGAMKSLLSLKQLLDDRRLTRLQEYISKMSAKMSVVMMLFLFPALLIVLAGPGFTALAKALGA; from the coding sequence ATGACCACGCCCCTGATGATCAGCGCTTTATGCTTGCTCGGTGCCGCAGTGCTGCTGATTGCCAACCTGCTGGAGCAGCGTCGGCGCAGCCGCCAGATCAGCCGCCGGCTCGACGGCGAGCTGAGCCGCGAGAACCGTTTTGGCAACCTGCTGCAAGTGCTCGGCGAGAGCCGGGTGGGCCAGCACAGCGTCAAGCTCGACAATGAAACCCAGACCCTGCTCAGCCGCCTGGGTTGGCGCAGTGCGCGTCAGCGCTCGCTGTTCGCTGCCTGCCAGATCGGCGCGCCGCTGTTGATGCTCGCGGTGGTGGTGTTGCTGCAAGGGGTGTTCTTTACGTCTGTAGAGAAACAATGGATCGCGCCACTGTTCGCCCTCGGCGTTGGCTACCTGCTGCCCAAGCGCCTTTTGGTAATGGCGGTGGCGCGTCGGCAGAAACGCCTGGCGAGCGAGATCGCTACGTTCCTGCCGCTGCTGCGCATTCTCTTCGAGTCGGGCATGGCCGTGGAGCAGGCGTTGCGGGTCTTGAGCCACGAGGCCCAGGCGTTGCTGCCGGTCTTGACGCAAGAGTTGCGCCTGGTGCTGGCGCGGGTCGACTCCGGCCTTGAGCTGGGTGAAGAACTGAACAAGGCCACGCAACTGCTGGCGGTGGACGAGTTCACTGACACCTGCGTGATCCTCCAGCAATTGCTGCATCAGGGCGGCGGCGCGATGAAATCGTTGCTGTCACTCAAGCAATTGCTCGACGACCGCCGCCTGACCCGGTTGCAGGAATACATCTCGAAAATGTCCGCCAAAATGTCCGTCGTGATGATGCTGTTTCTCTTCCCGGCGTTATTGATCGTCCTGGCCGGTCCGGGCTTCACCGCCCTGGCCAAGGCCCTGGGAGCCTAG